A genomic segment from Alistipes senegalensis JC50 encodes:
- a CDS encoding glycosyltransferase has protein sequence MKITILGPAHPYRGGLASIMEIMARTFQRRGNEVDIKTFTLQYPSLLFPGESQTVDTPPPADLRICRCVNTMNPLNWLRVGRRIRHERPDFVLMKYWTPFMAPCFGTIARLARGNGHTKVLCQIDNVEPHEHHLTDKPFNRYYLRSVDGFVYMSEQVRGELKAYTDAPALFSPHPLFENFGERVERSEACVRLGLDPANRYALFFGLIRDYKGLDLLLDAWARLRRAGRTEGRRLIVAGEFYTAKEPYLKQIADNGLQEEVLLHDRFIPDDDVKYYFSAADFVVQPYKTATQSGVTQIAYQFCVPMVVTKVGGLAEIVPDGRVGYVCEPTPEGVAGAIERMYEGDTLQRFRENCVEERRRFSWEEMCSRITELYGLVASGK, from the coding sequence ATGAAAATAACGATTTTAGGACCTGCGCATCCCTACCGGGGCGGTTTGGCGTCGATCATGGAGATCATGGCCCGCACCTTCCAGCGGCGGGGCAACGAGGTCGATATCAAGACATTTACGCTGCAATATCCCTCGCTGCTGTTCCCCGGCGAGAGCCAGACGGTCGATACGCCGCCGCCCGCCGACCTGCGCATCTGCCGGTGCGTCAATACGATGAATCCCCTGAACTGGCTGCGCGTCGGCCGCCGTATCCGGCACGAGCGTCCCGATTTCGTGCTGATGAAGTACTGGACGCCTTTCATGGCGCCTTGTTTCGGTACCATCGCCCGGCTGGCCCGCGGCAACGGCCACACGAAAGTTCTGTGCCAGATCGACAACGTCGAACCCCACGAACACCACCTGACCGACAAACCGTTCAACCGCTACTACCTGCGTTCGGTGGACGGGTTCGTCTATATGTCCGAGCAGGTCCGCGGCGAGCTGAAAGCCTACACCGATGCCCCGGCGCTGTTCTCGCCGCATCCGCTGTTCGAGAATTTCGGCGAACGGGTCGAGCGTTCCGAGGCGTGCGTGCGGCTGGGACTGGACCCTGCGAACCGCTATGCGCTCTTTTTCGGACTGATCCGCGACTACAAGGGGCTCGATCTGCTGCTCGATGCGTGGGCGCGGCTCAGACGTGCCGGGCGGACCGAAGGACGCCGGCTGATCGTGGCGGGGGAGTTCTACACCGCGAAGGAACCCTATCTGAAGCAGATCGCCGACAACGGTTTGCAGGAAGAGGTGCTGCTGCACGACCGTTTCATTCCCGACGACGACGTGAAATATTACTTTTCGGCGGCCGATTTCGTCGTACAGCCCTACAAGACCGCCACGCAGAGCGGCGTGACGCAGATAGCCTACCAGTTCTGCGTGCCGATGGTCGTCACGAAAGTCGGGGGACTGGCCGAGATCGTGCCCGACGGCCGGGTGGGGTATGTCTGCGAACCCACGCCCGAAGGGGTTGCCGGCGCCATCGAACGGATGTACGAAGGGGACACGCTTCAACGCTTCCGGGAAAACTGCGTCGAGGAACGCCGCCGCTTTTCGTGGGAGGAGATGTGCAGCCGCATCACGGAGCTGTACGGGCTGGTGGCTTCCGGAAAATAG
- a CDS encoding ferritin-like domain-containing protein gives MESATKTQTQNKYQVSIDLLNDAVGKEIATSLQYMYFHTHFEDDRYQYLSKIMREISIAEMRHIEEFSDRILFLQGDVDMNASFRTKQVTEVKEMLRMAMQLEQSTIDSYNEASRLAAEHKDAVTHKMFQDIIAEEEQHLDTFRTELQNLLDYGEEYLALQSAAGSKRTSKSFGHPGGGE, from the coding sequence ATGGAAAGCGCGACTAAGACACAGACACAGAACAAGTATCAGGTGAGCATCGACCTGCTGAACGATGCCGTGGGCAAGGAGATCGCAACTTCGTTGCAGTACATGTATTTCCACACCCATTTCGAGGACGACCGTTACCAGTATCTTTCGAAGATCATGCGCGAGATCTCGATCGCCGAGATGCGCCATATCGAGGAGTTCTCCGACCGCATCCTGTTTTTGCAGGGCGACGTGGATATGAACGCTTCGTTCCGCACCAAGCAGGTCACCGAGGTCAAGGAGATGCTGCGGATGGCCATGCAGCTGGAGCAGAGCACGATCGACAGCTACAACGAGGCTTCGCGCCTGGCCGCCGAGCACAAGGACGCCGTGACGCACAAGATGTTCCAGGACATCATCGCCGAAGAGGAGCAGCATCTCGACACCTTCCGCACCGAGCTGCAAAACCTGCTGGACTACGGCGAAGAGTACCTGGCCTTGCAGTCGGCCGCCGGCAGCAAGCGCACGTCGAAGAGCTTCGGACACCCGGGCGGCGGCGAATAG
- a CDS encoding acyl-[acyl-carrier-protein] thioesterase, with product MAEKSRYDYRVEPQDVDFTLRATISSLGAAILNTAGIDAHGKGFGVDALNADNHSWVLSRMAVEFDSRPVQYTDYEVATWISDYGRVLSTRNFTLTDTASGREFGRAVTQWAMIDLQSRSAIDLSWVGDAHADAVVDAASPTDKPRKIREVNPTETADHRVVYSDIDFNRHVNTMRYIEMMLDMLPVGMLTREAPVRLDIHFLKECRFGQTLTVGCEQREHSALFEISAEGAAAVRASIEWK from the coding sequence ATGGCAGAAAAATCACGCTATGATTACCGGGTCGAGCCTCAGGATGTGGATTTCACGCTGCGGGCGACGATCTCCTCGCTGGGGGCTGCGATCCTCAATACGGCGGGCATCGACGCCCACGGCAAAGGCTTCGGCGTCGATGCGCTGAATGCCGACAACCACTCGTGGGTGCTTTCGCGTATGGCCGTGGAGTTCGATTCCCGGCCCGTGCAGTACACCGATTACGAGGTTGCGACGTGGATCAGCGACTACGGGCGTGTGCTTTCGACACGTAATTTCACGCTGACCGATACGGCTTCGGGGCGCGAGTTCGGCCGGGCCGTGACGCAGTGGGCGATGATCGACCTGCAAAGCCGTTCGGCGATCGACCTTTCGTGGGTGGGCGACGCCCATGCCGACGCCGTCGTCGATGCCGCTTCCCCGACGGACAAACCGCGCAAGATCCGCGAGGTGAATCCCACGGAGACCGCCGACCACCGCGTCGTGTACAGCGACATCGACTTCAATCGCCATGTCAATACGATGCGCTATATCGAGATGATGCTCGACATGCTTCCCGTCGGGATGCTGACCCGGGAGGCGCCCGTGCGGCTGGACATCCATTTCCTGAAAGAGTGCCGTTTCGGGCAGACGCTGACGGTGGGGTGCGAGCAGCGGGAGCATTCGGCGCTGTTCGAGATCTCGGCCGAGGGCGCTGCGGCCGTGCGTGCCTCTATCGAATGGAAATAG
- a CDS encoding DUF2975 domain-containing protein, whose amino-acid sequence MQNKKPLLQRLLVIYITFFIVLVASVAHGILPNFTRGAAEGVEMGNDIAEKWKSGIPRMIYMLSDIQITEQPGNTLAITSAPGVEISASVKRLGLIVEQDAPGASPLGLAFRSVGGSAWLYALVMLVPLLYLGIIVLMFVIIHSLRRSIREERTLDKRNVWYLRTIGLLTILAELISDTVNWAMNSRAAELLAGSGYTVNTEFRISYAMIIMGILILFAAEVFAVGQNLSEEQKYTI is encoded by the coding sequence ATGCAAAATAAAAAACCGCTCCTGCAACGTCTGCTGGTCATCTACATCACGTTCTTCATCGTACTCGTGGCAAGCGTCGCGCACGGCATCCTGCCCAATTTCACACGGGGTGCGGCCGAAGGCGTCGAGATGGGCAACGACATCGCCGAGAAGTGGAAATCGGGGATTCCCCGCATGATCTACATGCTGAGCGACATCCAGATCACGGAACAGCCCGGGAACACCCTCGCAATCACGTCCGCCCCGGGCGTGGAGATCAGCGCGAGCGTCAAACGGCTCGGACTGATCGTCGAGCAGGACGCCCCGGGCGCTTCGCCGCTGGGGCTGGCATTCCGCTCGGTGGGCGGCAGCGCATGGCTCTATGCGCTGGTTATGCTCGTACCGCTGCTCTACCTGGGGATCATCGTGCTGATGTTCGTCATCATCCACTCGCTGCGCCGTTCGATCCGCGAGGAGCGCACGCTCGACAAACGGAACGTCTGGTATCTGCGCACCATCGGCCTGCTGACCATCCTCGCCGAGCTCATCAGCGACACCGTGAACTGGGCCATGAACAGCCGCGCCGCCGAACTGCTGGCCGGAAGCGGATACACCGTGAACACGGAATTCCGCATCTCCTACGCCATGATCATCATGGGTATTCTGATCCTCTTCGCCGCCGAGGTCTTCGCCGTCGGCCAGAACCTGAGCGAAGAGCAGAAATACACCATTTAA
- a CDS encoding helix-turn-helix domain-containing protein — protein MAIIINIDVMMAKRKMSLGELAERVDITPANLSILKNGKAKAIRFSTLEAICRELECQPGDIIEYRPEEPRE, from the coding sequence ATGGCGATAATCATCAACATAGACGTAATGATGGCCAAACGCAAGATGTCGCTCGGCGAACTGGCCGAACGGGTCGATATCACGCCCGCCAACCTCTCGATCCTCAAAAACGGGAAAGCCAAAGCCATCCGCTTTTCGACGCTCGAAGCGATCTGCCGCGAACTGGAGTGCCAGCCGGGAGACATCATCGAATACCGTCCGGAGGAGCCCCGGGAATAA